The Primulina eburnea isolate SZY01 chromosome 6, ASM2296580v1, whole genome shotgun sequence genome contains a region encoding:
- the LOC140834111 gene encoding G2/mitotic-specific cyclin S13-7 isoform X1, which yields MASKAVVPEQPRGLGAAKQKNGQAECKNRRVLRDIGNLAIAPAVVEGKPQNQITRPVIRGFGAQLLENAQAATEKYNSKKPVVGKDCAATAAVVPMKEPLLPKQEAVIAISSDEKEICKSERIVKEGSSKNPTKTLTAILTARSKDACGLNKKPKDIIVDIDASDLENELAAVEYIEDIYSFYKLAEGDARVHDYMDSQPEINSKIRAILVDWLVEVHRKFELMPESLYLTINIVDRFLSVKTVPRRELQLVGISSMLIACKYEEIWAPEVSDFIAISDNSYVREQVLLMEKAILGKLEWYLTVPTPYVFLVRYIKASIPSDHELENMAFFLAELGLMNYATVIPYCSSMISASAVYAARCTLNKRPLWTPTLKHHTGYSEDQLMECAILLASFHSGVVENKLKAVARKYSSPERGAVALLPAAKGLFSQLKNTSTK from the exons ATGGCTTCAAAAGCTGTTGTTCCGGAGCAACCGAGag GGTTAGGAGCAGCAAAGCAGAAGAATGGACAAGCCGAATGCAAAAACCGGCGAGTTCTCAGAGATATTGGAAATTTAGCAATTGCTCCAGCTGTAGTTGAGGGGAAGCCCCAAAATCAAATCACTCGCCCTGTAATAAG GGGTTTTGGAGCACAGCTATTGGAAAATGCTCAGGCTGCAACAGAAAAATACAACAGCAAG AAACCTGTGGTGGGAAAAGACTGTGCTGCGACAGCTGCTGTAGTACCTATGAAGGAACCACTCTTGCCAAAGCAAGAAGCTGTCATTGCCATCAGTTCTGATGAAAAAGAAATCTGCAAAAGTGAAAGGATAGTGAAGGAAGGATCATCAAAGAATCCCACCAAAACTCTGACTGCAATTCTTACTGCTAGAAGCAAG GATGCTTGTGGACTCAACAAGAAACCAAAGGATATCATAGTAGATATTGATGCATCAGACTTAGAAAATGAATTGGCAGCTGTCGAATATATTGAGGACATCTATAGTTTCTACAAGCTCGCAGAG GGAGACGCTCGAGTTCACGATTACATGGATTCACAGCCagaaatcaactctaaaataaGAGCCATCCTTGTAGATTGGCTAGTTGAAGTCCACAGGAAGTTTGAGCTGATGCCTGAAAGTCTTTATTTGACAATCAATATAGTTGATCGGTTCCTATCGGTAAAAACTGTTCCAAGGAGGGAACTGCAGTTGGTTGGAATTAGCTCAATGCTCATTGCTTGCAAGTATGAGGAAATATGGGCACCAGAG GTAAGTGACTTTATAGCCATATCAGACAATTCATACGTCAGAGAACAAGTTCTTCTAATGGAGAAAGCAATTCTTGGAAAACTTGAATGGTATCTAACTGTTCCAACTCCATATGTTTTCTTGGTTCGATACATAAAAGCTTCGATACCATCCGATCACGAG CTGGAGAACATGGCCTTTTTCTTAGCCGAACTTGGTTTGATGAACTACGCCACCGTCATACCATACTGCTCTTCAATGATTTCCGCATCTGCAGTTTATGCAGCACGCTGCACTCTTAACAAGAGACCCCTTTGGACCCCAACTCTTAAGCACCATACTGGCTATTCGGAAGATCAGCTGAT GGAATGTGCAATTCTTTTGGCCAGCTTCCACTCGGGTGTGGTGGAAAATAAACTTAAGGCAGTTGCTCGAAAGTACTCGAGCCCAGAGAGGGGTGCCGTAGCCTTGCTTCCTGCCGCAAAGGGACTTTTTTCCCAGCTTAAGAACACATCAACAAAATAG
- the LOC140834111 gene encoding G2/mitotic-specific cyclin S13-7 isoform X2, with protein sequence MASKAVVPEQPRGLGAAKQKNGQAECKNRRVLRDIGNLAIAPAVVEGKPQNQIKKYNSKKPVVGKDCAATAAVVPMKEPLLPKQEAVIAISSDEKEICKSERIVKEGSSKNPTKTLTAILTARSKDACGLNKKPKDIIVDIDASDLENELAAVEYIEDIYSFYKLAEGDARVHDYMDSQPEINSKIRAILVDWLVEVHRKFELMPESLYLTINIVDRFLSVKTVPRRELQLVGISSMLIACKYEEIWAPEVSDFIAISDNSYVREQVLLMEKAILGKLEWYLTVPTPYVFLVRYIKASIPSDHELENMAFFLAELGLMNYATVIPYCSSMISASAVYAARCTLNKRPLWTPTLKHHTGYSEDQLMECAILLASFHSGVVENKLKAVARKYSSPERGAVALLPAAKGLFSQLKNTSTK encoded by the exons ATGGCTTCAAAAGCTGTTGTTCCGGAGCAACCGAGag GGTTAGGAGCAGCAAAGCAGAAGAATGGACAAGCCGAATGCAAAAACCGGCGAGTTCTCAGAGATATTGGAAATTTAGCAATTGCTCCAGCTGTAGTTGAGGGGAAGCCCCAAAATCAAATCA AAAAATACAACAGCAAG AAACCTGTGGTGGGAAAAGACTGTGCTGCGACAGCTGCTGTAGTACCTATGAAGGAACCACTCTTGCCAAAGCAAGAAGCTGTCATTGCCATCAGTTCTGATGAAAAAGAAATCTGCAAAAGTGAAAGGATAGTGAAGGAAGGATCATCAAAGAATCCCACCAAAACTCTGACTGCAATTCTTACTGCTAGAAGCAAG GATGCTTGTGGACTCAACAAGAAACCAAAGGATATCATAGTAGATATTGATGCATCAGACTTAGAAAATGAATTGGCAGCTGTCGAATATATTGAGGACATCTATAGTTTCTACAAGCTCGCAGAG GGAGACGCTCGAGTTCACGATTACATGGATTCACAGCCagaaatcaactctaaaataaGAGCCATCCTTGTAGATTGGCTAGTTGAAGTCCACAGGAAGTTTGAGCTGATGCCTGAAAGTCTTTATTTGACAATCAATATAGTTGATCGGTTCCTATCGGTAAAAACTGTTCCAAGGAGGGAACTGCAGTTGGTTGGAATTAGCTCAATGCTCATTGCTTGCAAGTATGAGGAAATATGGGCACCAGAG GTAAGTGACTTTATAGCCATATCAGACAATTCATACGTCAGAGAACAAGTTCTTCTAATGGAGAAAGCAATTCTTGGAAAACTTGAATGGTATCTAACTGTTCCAACTCCATATGTTTTCTTGGTTCGATACATAAAAGCTTCGATACCATCCGATCACGAG CTGGAGAACATGGCCTTTTTCTTAGCCGAACTTGGTTTGATGAACTACGCCACCGTCATACCATACTGCTCTTCAATGATTTCCGCATCTGCAGTTTATGCAGCACGCTGCACTCTTAACAAGAGACCCCTTTGGACCCCAACTCTTAAGCACCATACTGGCTATTCGGAAGATCAGCTGAT GGAATGTGCAATTCTTTTGGCCAGCTTCCACTCGGGTGTGGTGGAAAATAAACTTAAGGCAGTTGCTCGAAAGTACTCGAGCCCAGAGAGGGGTGCCGTAGCCTTGCTTCCTGCCGCAAAGGGACTTTTTTCCCAGCTTAAGAACACATCAACAAAATAG